A single window of Desulfovibrio sp. G11 DNA harbors:
- a CDS encoding tetratricopeptide repeat protein, with the protein MASDPALKARQTSYQDTVINYISKEGGHVIALTDDQAFSTQLRLTLAKELGLSAPGQFTALTDPRHLPDELRNLLQRHPAPLLFLERSIGGQDLSFLVGQIKQAYTALKIIILTSEVQRDRLMLLHEVGADNFIAKPVSMNTLIEKMAFTIKPQGKLGQAIDLAKGLLERKEYTQALAASRKILEIKPGSAAAYLVMGDAHRGLAEYDLAREAYEAAAAAADLYLAPLQRLAEMYEYLGDRENQLRYLQKLDHISPLNVNRKVSLGEVHLALGNTEQAEDFFDRALVQMNREAVEGLSALSGRIAGVYAERDPLKAEKFLRNSLDVKGKYLSKSDLALFNQLGISLRKQGRWQDAITEYKRAVRIAPEDANLYYNMGMAFAEGQDFLQAKANLLKALDMDPDLYRASVTIAYNYGAVFLQSREKQRAAQFFQAALDMEPGHAGARRGLERSMM; encoded by the coding sequence ATGGCATCCGACCCGGCCCTGAAAGCCCGGCAGACATCCTATCAGGACACTGTCATCAATTATATAAGCAAGGAAGGCGGGCACGTCATTGCCCTTACTGATGACCAGGCCTTCAGCACGCAACTACGCCTTACCCTGGCGAAAGAACTGGGCCTCTCCGCCCCCGGGCAGTTTACCGCCCTTACTGACCCCCGCCACCTGCCCGACGAACTGCGCAACCTTCTGCAACGGCACCCTGCCCCTCTGCTTTTTCTTGAACGCAGCATTGGCGGACAGGACCTGAGCTTTCTTGTAGGCCAGATCAAGCAGGCCTATACCGCGCTCAAGATTATTATTCTCACCAGTGAGGTGCAACGCGACAGGCTCATGCTGCTGCACGAAGTCGGCGCGGACAACTTCATTGCCAAACCTGTTTCAATGAACACGCTTATTGAAAAAATGGCCTTTACCATTAAACCCCAGGGCAAGCTTGGGCAGGCCATTGACCTGGCCAAGGGCCTGCTTGAACGCAAGGAATATACACAGGCTCTGGCCGCCAGCCGCAAAATTCTTGAAATCAAGCCCGGCAGCGCCGCCGCCTACCTCGTTATGGGTGATGCCCACCGGGGCCTTGCCGAGTATGACCTTGCCAGAGAGGCCTATGAAGCCGCAGCAGCCGCGGCCGACCTGTACCTGGCCCCGTTGCAGCGGCTGGCAGAAATGTACGAATACCTGGGCGACAGGGAAAACCAGTTGCGCTACCTGCAAAAGCTCGACCACATTTCACCGCTCAACGTCAACCGCAAAGTCAGCCTGGGTGAAGTGCATCTGGCCCTGGGCAATACGGAGCAGGCGGAAGACTTTTTTGACAGGGCGCTTGTGCAGATGAACCGTGAGGCAGTGGAGGGGCTAAGCGCACTCTCCGGCCGCATAGCCGGGGTGTACGCGGAGCGCGATCCGCTCAAGGCCGAAAAATTCCTGCGCAACAGCCTCGATGTTAAAGGAAAATATCTTTCCAAAAGTGATCTTGCGCTATTTAACCAGCTTGGTATCAGCCTGCGCAAACAGGGCCGCTGGCAGGACGCCATTACGGAATACAAACGGGCAGTCAGGATTGCGCCCGAAGATGCCAACCTCTACTATAATATGGGTATGGCCTTTGCCGAAGGGCAGGATTTTCTGCAGGCCAAGGCCAACCTGCTTAAGGCGCTGGATATGGACCCGGACCTGTATCGGGCCAGCGTAACCATTGCCTACAATTATGGCGCTGTTTTTCTTCAGTCACGCGAAAAGCAGCGTGCGGCCCAGTTCTTTCAGGCGGCCCTTGATATGGAGCCTGGCCATGCAGGTGCGCGGCGCGGCCTTGAGCGCAGCATGATGTAG
- a CDS encoding IS4 family transposase — MPHKEILDLSHHTTLFSQLLSLIPGHVFEKLERKHKTGRSSRQFGFKEQFTVMAFIQLAARRSLRDGLRALEAAKRRLYHLGLKSVARSTVADANNSRPVEFFKDLFAEMYGLCHLRAPRHKFRFKCKLYSMDATTISLCLSIFPWASFRRNKAGVKVNTVLDHDGYIPAFLDINNAKTHESRMAKSLSLPKGSIVTFDKGYICYSWFRMLTAKGIFFVTRLKSNAAYKLVDRRAVDRKTGVTSDHIIDVSSRGKTTRLRRIGYRDAKTGKRYEFLTNHFRLSAKTIADIYKERWQIEIFFREVKQNLHIKSFVGRSENAVHIQIYTALTVYLLLAYQKFLSKLGLSVQQLFELICLNLFGKDSLEELLNPRRRKTINTYSYSLLAMGA; from the coding sequence AGGAGATTTTGGACTTGAGCCATCATACTACACTCTTCTCTCAACTGCTATCCCTGATACCGGGACATGTTTTTGAAAAACTCGAACGCAAGCACAAAACTGGCCGCTCTTCACGCCAATTTGGATTCAAGGAGCAATTCACCGTCATGGCCTTTATCCAACTCGCTGCAAGGCGCTCTTTACGCGATGGGCTTCGCGCCTTGGAGGCGGCCAAGAGACGGCTGTATCACCTCGGCTTGAAATCAGTAGCGCGTTCCACGGTTGCCGATGCCAACAATTCAAGGCCTGTGGAATTTTTCAAAGACCTGTTCGCTGAAATGTATGGCCTGTGCCATCTTCGTGCGCCTCGTCACAAATTCCGCTTCAAGTGCAAGCTGTACAGCATGGACGCCACCACCATCAGCCTATGCCTGTCCATCTTTCCCTGGGCGTCGTTCCGGCGGAACAAGGCTGGCGTGAAAGTAAATACCGTGCTTGACCACGATGGCTACATTCCCGCTTTTCTCGATATCAACAATGCCAAAACCCACGAAAGCCGCATGGCCAAAAGTCTTTCATTGCCAAAGGGTTCCATCGTCACCTTCGATAAAGGCTATATCTGCTATTCCTGGTTTCGCATGTTGACCGCGAAGGGCATTTTCTTCGTAACCCGACTGAAGAGCAATGCTGCCTATAAGCTCGTTGATCGCCGCGCCGTAGACCGGAAAACCGGGGTCACGTCCGATCACATCATTGACGTGAGCAGCCGGGGAAAAACCACTCGTCTACGCAGAATCGGCTATCGCGATGCGAAAACCGGCAAACGGTACGAATTTTTGACCAACCATTTCCGCCTGTCCGCCAAGACAATTGCTGATATCTATAAAGAACGCTGGCAAATTGAAATATTCTTCCGCGAAGTCAAACAAAATCTGCATATTAAAAGCTTTGTCGGGCGCTCGGAGAATGCGGTGCACATCCAGATTTATACGGCCCTGACCGTGTATTTACTCCTGGCCTATCAGAAATTCCTGAGCAAGCTTGGGCTGTCGGTGCAACAACTCTTCGAGCTCATTTGCTTGAATCTGTTCGGCAAGGATTCTCTGGAAGAACTTCTGAATCCGCGAAGACGAAAAACTATAAACACCTATAGTTATAGCCTGTTAGCTATGGGTGCTTAA